Proteins encoded together in one Candidatus Xianfuyuplasma coldseepsis window:
- a CDS encoding MATE family efflux transporter, producing METMTRSELLGQYDVKKLLIKLALPATAGMVINALYNLVDTFFVGQGVGTVAITALGFAFPVQVIIMAFGLMFGIGAASVFSRAYGRQDHEQMRHVANTAIRIDLIVALIFSITGFFFIRPLLEFFGANEDNMQYGIDYLSVILIGLAPLTMSMVLNSLTRAEGRAKIAMYSMIIGAGLNIVLDPIFIFVLDMGVRGAAIATVISQIVGFTYIFLQSQSNQSELHMNVKEWLDIDLNTIWEIIKIGFPTFLRNGIGAFLMVYIFRVIIRYGGDDITMYQAIYTTINRVIMFILFPAFGLNQGLAPVAGFNYGAKNYKRLHDVIIFAIKISVVYFLMAFLFVQLMAPLIFTAFSKENLPFFIDNGARIFRIISIGFVVIGFQILLGSLYQSLGYPIRAMLVALSRQFLLFVPIALILTSIFDLNGLWYTFASADLIAGVLSLFAIIYELRVIYKKHQELPSLG from the coding sequence ATGGAAACAATGACACGTTCAGAACTGCTAGGACAATACGATGTAAAAAAATTACTAATTAAATTAGCCTTACCTGCTACCGCTGGTATGGTGATTAATGCACTATATAATTTGGTGGATACTTTTTTTGTTGGACAGGGTGTTGGAACGGTTGCAATTACTGCACTTGGATTTGCATTCCCAGTGCAAGTTATTATCATGGCATTTGGTCTGATGTTTGGTATTGGTGCGGCATCGGTATTCTCCCGAGCATATGGTCGACAAGATCATGAGCAAATGCGGCATGTGGCCAACACGGCTATTCGGATTGATCTAATTGTGGCGTTGATATTTTCGATAACTGGCTTTTTCTTTATCCGTCCATTACTGGAGTTCTTCGGTGCAAATGAAGATAATATGCAGTACGGTATCGATTATCTGAGTGTGATATTGATTGGGTTGGCACCACTAACGATGTCAATGGTGTTAAACAGTCTAACCCGAGCTGAAGGACGCGCGAAAATTGCGATGTATTCGATGATTATTGGGGCAGGGTTGAACATTGTTCTTGATCCGATCTTTATCTTTGTTCTTGATATGGGGGTTCGTGGAGCGGCCATCGCGACCGTTATTTCACAGATTGTTGGCTTTACATATATCTTTTTACAATCACAATCGAATCAATCCGAACTTCATATGAATGTTAAAGAGTGGTTGGACATTGATCTAAACACCATATGGGAAATCATTAAGATTGGCTTCCCAACCTTTTTACGAAATGGGATTGGAGCATTCTTGATGGTGTATATCTTTCGCGTTATTATCCGTTATGGTGGTGATGATATTACGATGTATCAAGCGATTTATACAACGATTAATCGCGTCATCATGTTTATCTTGTTTCCGGCTTTTGGATTAAATCAGGGTCTGGCACCTGTGGCGGGATTTAACTACGGTGCGAAAAACTATAAACGGCTTCATGATGTCATCATTTTTGCGATTAAGATTTCCGTTGTGTATTTCTTGATGGCGTTCTTGTTTGTTCAATTGATGGCACCTCTTATTTTCACAGCATTTAGTAAGGAGAATCTTCCGTTCTTTATTGATAACGGAGCTCGCATCTTCCGGATCATTTCCATTGGATTTGTCGTAATTGGATTTCAAATATTGCTCGGTAGTCTGTATCAATCGCTAGGGTATCCAATTCGGGCGATGTTGGTAGCATTGTCGCGACAATTCTTACTATTTGTACCAATCGCGCTAATCTTAACGTCGATTTTTGATCTCAATGGACTATGGTATACCTTTGCATCCGCTGATTTGATTGCAGGAGTA